CGTTCGATTTTTAATTGTTGATTATTAAAACAGAGAAGCTTATTAAGACAAAGGGGCTCTGAAGTTTGTAGCAAATGCTAGCCAAGCACGAGCAAATAGGGCATTGTGTGCAGCAAGGAGAGTGGCAGGAATCAGatcatttaaataatgtataatgtgtCTTCTATATTGATTATTATAGATTATCAGTGTGTTTTCTTGCAAAATTATAGACTATTGCTCCAGAACGCTAACAGATAAACTgctcaaataacaaaaacaaaaaggactaGTCCTACACATGTAGGATGTGTTGCAATGGGTTCATTAAGCATCTCCATATTGCTGCAACAGCATGAAAATACTATAAATCAGCACTACTACAGATGAACATTTAATATATtcccatatacagtatattcatagACACAACCAATGACTATTGCTGTAACAATTTGGCCACAATTAAGAATATTGAACATAGACGGTCCAGCCATATACTGATTTTGACCTAGTCTTGTTTGTCTTTAGtgagaaaaatctaaaatattgtGAATATTATTGATCAATAAACCCTACCCCTGTTTCTCCCCAGTGCCGCTGGATGCAGCAGATGTTGCAGCAGATGTGGAAAGTGACCATGACTATGAAACTGTGGACGAAACTTTTACAACGATGATGAAGAAAGCACAAGAGAACATCATGTTTTACTAAATATTACAACAACAGCTAAATACCCCATATGGGCGGCAGGCCCCCTTATCTTGAATAATATAATGGCAATGTACAACGGCATAGATTTATATGCTGAGACTTTGCAGTCAAACTGGTCCTAAGTTTTGTGATTTCATTTCATGctaaaaataattagtttatcAAAAGGCTAGATTTTTCAGTTCAGtagtaaaggtcccatgacatggtactctttggttgcttttatatagaccttagtggtcccctaatactatacctgaagtctctttcccaaaattctgccATGGTGCAGAACtggtggccttgaccaactgccactttgctcgtttgaaagccatgatgttaCTCTTTcacgggtgggccaaattctcttggcgggcaaagcagaaaaagggcaggtaatcttgccccttattatgtcataaggggaaagaatccagatcagcccatctgagcttaccgagggctcggtttacacctatcaccatttctagccactgggggaccataggcaaaCTGATGGAATggatattaatgtttaaaacctCTTAAGTGAAACGTTCATGTCACGGGACCTTGAAATTATTCAGCGATAAACTCTTGTATGTTGCATCTGTGAGAATCTGTGAAATTATTTGGGGTCTAGACAGCATCATTCAGTGTCTCACAAAACCCAACACCCCAGCTACTCATGTGGTCAAAGAAACTCTTTTATTCTTCGTCCATTAATTTCTACGCTCAACCCACTTCCGTCCTCTTCAAGGTTGTAAGTGGCTGTTGCTGTGCTTGTGCGGTATAACACCCACACACCttgattgaaaaaataatacCCTTGTAGTATTTATTGTTATAGGCTAGTATTTAATACAGCACCTTTGTACTTTTTGTTCAAACTTGTTAGCAAAGCATTGATCCAACCATATGCTGGTTGGCTAGATCAATGGCTTTAGCTTGTATTTTTGTATACAGTAGCATTATATTATGCAAAACTATGCAGTTTCTGTAGTTTatcctgaaacaaaaaaacagcaacacccAGTCTAATAAAATACCACAAAAAACAGTCTTTAAATAcctctaaaaaagaaatgcaaaaacacatatttacaaGCTTCACAGAGGTCGTAAtggtaaacatttttattgtacagGCATTTATTGTATATGGCAACTTCATATAGTATACATGTAAGATatagtatacagtatttgttagGAAACGGTCTTAATCTTAAAAGAACACTTAATTGCAGCTCTGTAACTTCTCATTAGGTCACATAACTGTAATGCAATGCATAACCTCTCCCAGCCGTCAAAGCAAACTATTTATGTGAGAGCACAAAAACGGCCATGTTTTATCAAATCCTGatttttgtgtagtttttatttctttgaaattaCTCTCCAGAGGTGTTGACTCATTGCCACAGAAATCAAAAAAGTGTAACCTTTTTGTGTAAGTTTTGTATAACCTTTCTTTTCAAggtacacatactgtaaacatactgtagatttgtcagaattgtttttgtactttagACATCCATCATCATAAAATGGCTACAAAATGCGCTTTGACTTATGTGTTTTAATCAAATATCGATAAAACCTTTTTACTGCGTTAACCTGAGGAAGTGTATCAACAGATTTGTTGGTCTACATTTTTGCATCATGCCCAATCAGCTCAAATTGCCATAGGTGGacttaaaataaagacaaacaccTAAAGTGTTACCCTTTAAAGGCAAAAATCTGTTTGTGTAAAATTTCCATGTTTAAGACTAACTTCTATATTTCCATCATAATAAATTTGCACAAACTGCTTGTTCATTATTGGCTTGTGTATGTATGGGATTTTTGGCATTTaaggtttaatgcaacaaaATGTGGAAAGGTTAAAGGGCCTAAATAATAAAGGCAACTTTACAGACTATTTTGGAAAGgttagaaaaatatttaaaatgtgtctgtaaattataaaaacaaaagacttccTGGTAGATGACCCAACTGTAATCTTTAATTTGGGCAAAAGCAAATTACGTACAAAGTACTTGCtatccacatttttaaaattacaaaaatgctTTACAATGGAGGTGGAAAATATAGAATAACAGTATTAACTGTTAACAGCTTCTTCAACAGCAACACCTCTTGGGACTTGCAAAGTAGCAGGAGCAACCTCAGGAAGACAGATGTGTAAACCGAAAGGTCTCACCAAACATAAACCATGTGTTCTacaactaacacacacacacacaccacactacCTTAACAGAGAAGGATTCTTAGAATATCACTGTCATTATTGTCACTGTCGTTACTGTGATTTAGTTGTTAGCTATGAGTTATAAAAACCGAATGAATTCTATCGGGTGAAACTCAAATAATTGGTGCCAAATCAAAGTAATCTAATCATCATTGTCTGTTGATTTGTAGTGATCTTCGTCGATGGTGGAGAAGATGTGACCTTCGTTGCTTAGGAATTCCACTGCTTGCCTGTTAGAGCACAAAAGAGAAATAGGaatatttttaacctttttcatttaaacttcCAGCAACGCACATATAACATTTCAACCTAAAAATGGTCTGCAACTTTGGATTTCCACTATATTTACTAAAGACGTGGCCCTTTGACACATTTACAAATGGAGGAGCATCATTTATTGATCAAGAGAAAATTAACTgacaattattttaatcatttatgtAATTTGTCAAACACTTAATGGGTCCAGGTTCTTGAATGTGAGAGGTTGATGCTTTTCTTGGTCTTACATTAGAGTACAATCAACATTTTTAGGGTTTCCCACAGGCAAAACAAGACCTGAGGAAACACAGAGGGCCTTTTGGATATGGTTGGTTATGATACCCACTCGGTTGACTAActgctaaaaaaagaagaaaaaaaaaagaaatccagaacacaaaaaactaagacttttgataaaagaaaaaaacttggtCATTAGAGTCAATTCACAAAAAgtagaaagacaacaaaaaaaaagaaaaaaaaaagattaaaaaatgttgaaaggtttgagagcaaaacaaagtttgaagaagaaatacaaatattggACTGCTGGCCTCAAACAACCAGGCAGTGGTCCTCACTGGTCATTTTAAAGCCAGGTCTCATAGAGTCCTTAACCTGGACAAAAAGAACAGCTACAAGGTTTACATAGATGTAGGGTTAGGCTTTACATTTTGCTGAGCAACATCCCTTATTGAAAccgattttttttaaacacctaACGCCTTTAGATGGGGGTGAGAATGCACACTTGCGGAATCTGTGGTCGCACTagcttttgttaaataaaaggttctaagaaaaaggaacaaaacttTTCTTACTTTATGACAGCCAGACTCATGACATTGAGTCTCTGCTTTAAGTCCTGAATGCTGATGCCCTGCGGGTCCGGGCAGCCTCTTATTAAACTCAGAACCTtgtgagatgaaaaaaaaacaaaaacaaatgataaattaaaacatgcacacagctTGAAACTGCAAATACAGAGGCATCCTTCAATTATAGAAACTTCCACTTGTGaatcattacttttttttgttctgagtAAGCTACTGTGATGTCACTGTGACAGTAGTTAGTAGTTAGTTAGTAAGGAGGGACAGTGGGTATGAGAAACTCAGCATTGTGTATTTTAAACGCTTTTGTCAGTGCATTAGGTGAAAATAAAGCTTTTGGACTGACAACACagagtaaatgtttttgttcaaactagtttttattttagcaaaCAGCTTGCTTTGATGAAGACTGTCACATATTTATGTTAACtagagctgcacaattaatcgcaatttcCTCAAAATCGCAACATGGACCAGTGCAATATTGAAATTGCACAGGGCACAATATTTCTGAAAGGCAAAATCTGTATCCAACCATTCTtaattaagtattgtggtgaTGCAGAGACATCCCAGCCTACAAATTGTACCCTAGAGACTAAAGAAACAACTCTTCTTTTGGTAGAGATTCTCGCAAAATCACAGAAATCATCATTCCCTCCAACTTTGTGCATCATaatgcaattgcaatatcagtccaaaaaactgcaataaaatattttcctcacattgtgcagccctaatgttcacaaattattgttaaaaagcttttttgtgtGCCTTTGTAAagctaaaaaatatatttaattatcaaATTAACAGTAAATGTCATGAATATTGACGACAATTTAGGCTTTCATTGTCAGTGTTGGGTGAGCACGCAGGACACTCTGACTGAGTGGTTCCTCTGTGTGCACCTATATAATAATGGAGCAAAGCTTTCTTAAACTATTAATACATGATTTAAGCTCACCTGATTCTGGTTTGCGCTTAACCCATTGTTAGTCACGTCGGCAGCACCTGCATAGCCCCCTCGCATACTTCCTGTGTTTCCCAGGTTACCTGGGCGTGACACGGGCGTGACTTCACTGCTCATTCCGCCTCCGACACCCGtctgagagagaaacaaaactaaattcttGTATACATTTACCCTCATGTTAAAAACGATGAGAAAAGCAACATTTACAACACAACAGTGTTGGTACATTCTGAAACCAGGCATAGAATGCTCTCCTCGGATAAAAGTTGTCCAGCAAACATCCTTTTAATAATGCAAGCACCACTTTTTAGCATCACATTGATTGGTTTATGCTAGATTATCcgtatgtgttttaaatgatgGCTTGTTTGAACTGATTTTTTTCCAGTAGTAACTTTAGCAAAGCACTGTTGAACATAGGCactatttagttatttatttatttattaagaacTGATAACTAACCTGACTTCCTCATATTATGCGTTTGCAGCAGCAAACAATAAAGACTGATGAGGTTTATGCGTAAGAGTTCTCACCATAGTCTGGGATTTGCTGAGTGCCATGTGTGCTTGGACAACCTCCAGCATGTGTGAGGTGATCTCATTCATGTCCTCAATGGGCCTGACGCTGAATGCCACGATAGATCGGTGGTTCTGAAACAGCAATACAAAGATTTAGTAACGCTGAATTCTGTACATACTGTATCCTGTACGttcaaataaaactttaaaaacataaaatggtCAGTGCAATACAGCTGCCCATGAAACAAGCTTATATCTACCAGCAACTTAAAAGGTCACATGGTCATGTGGCCTCGCAAGGGCCCATAAAGCTAAAGTTCCCATTTGTTTCTGAGTAATATGGAGAAGATGTTAGGACGTTAAACTTACCTGAAAGGAGCGCAGATTGCCAGAGACTTTGACATACGTGCCTGGAGGCAGAACGGTGCTGTCCACACTGGGATCCTATACAAACCGAGACAACAAGGTTGCTAAGGGGctaaatttgtttattttaccaaaGAACGATATGCTACAACAGTCCAAACAACAGACCTCCCCCTCCGCCAgataatttaaaaggcaaccgCAACTACATTGTGTGTCTGCCCTATTTGTGATACAGTGGAGGCAGAAACAGGAATATGTTGAGTTAGTGCATTCTTGTGGCAAAAAGTGTGAGACTACTGCCATAGCACCTAACATGTTCCATGTGGTCTGGGTCTTTGGAATTGTTGGAAAAAGGATAAAAGCACCGTCGCTGACCTCTGTGTCGACCCACTGCTTCACATCCATGGGAGCAGCCGTCATGTCGTCGACCTTATACTGGATGTTCGTCATGGATTTGTCTGTGCTCCTGATGATACCCAAAATGGTAACCTATGACATAAAACATGAATTGTTATCAAACAGTAAGATTAAATTgctacattattaatattattttttattattatggtgattattattattattattattattggggTGTATCAACATGCTGTAGTGTAGCATCTTTTGAGTAAGTACATGATGCACCAAACAATTCATaattttccccccaaaaatgtgGGGGTCTTCGGGGCaattttcctctctctctctctctctctctgacaatATCTAATGGTTTATTCTGGCAGCACTGTGGTTCTTGTCACTGTCTCGCAGGTGAAAGGTACCCATCTAATTTGTTCAGAGTCAAATTTCAGGAGGGAGGTTGTAAACTTGCACAATGGCTTAATCCAATATTGACAATTTTTGAACAATGACAATTTTGCATCGTTTCCCTACCAATA
The genomic region above belongs to Etheostoma cragini isolate CJK2018 chromosome 6, CSU_Ecrag_1.0, whole genome shotgun sequence and contains:
- the rpa2 gene encoding replication protein A 32 kDa subunit isoform X2; this encodes MKGGHSESMGGGYTQSPGGFASPALSQGGEKKGRTRATQIIPCTVSQMMSASQADEAFKVGDVEVSQVTILGIIRSTDKSMTNIQYKVDDMTAAPMDVKQWVDTEDPSVDSTVLPPGTYVKVSGNLRSFQNHRSIVAFSVRPIEDMNEITSHMLEVVQAHMALSKSQTMTGVGGGMSSEVTPVSRPGNLGNTGSMRGGYAGAADVTNNGLSANQNQVLSLIRGCPDPQGISIQDLKQRLNVMSLAVIKQAVEFLSNEGHIFSTIDEDHYKSTDNDD
- the rpa2 gene encoding replication protein A 32 kDa subunit isoform X1, which translates into the protein MWNQGGHSESMGGGYTQSPGGFASPALSQGGEKKGRTRATQIIPCTVSQMMSASQADEAFKVGDVEVSQVTILGIIRSTDKSMTNIQYKVDDMTAAPMDVKQWVDTEDPSVDSTVLPPGTYVKVSGNLRSFQNHRSIVAFSVRPIEDMNEITSHMLEVVQAHMALSKSQTMTGVGGGMSSEVTPVSRPGNLGNTGSMRGGYAGAADVTNNGLSANQNQVLSLIRGCPDPQGISIQDLKQRLNVMSLAVIKQAVEFLSNEGHIFSTIDEDHYKSTDNDD